A single Actinomadura algeriensis DNA region contains:
- a CDS encoding LysR family transcriptional regulator, with protein sequence MNLRQLRYVVATADHGTMTSAAQALYVAQPALSRAVRELERELGLELFARSGRGVALTPVGEQVVRRARAALEAVDAIEALAAARGHGQGADLRIATTVPLEPELIGRLVPLFARAQPAVRIRVVRCADRAAVAAALRAGRADLGLADLPVPGDLAAHPLARSAGLVHPHRRLPPAGRDFLAFAKESARETPGGRPG encoded by the coding sequence ATGAATCTGCGGCAGCTGCGCTATGTCGTGGCGACCGCCGACCACGGGACGATGACGTCGGCGGCCCAGGCGCTCTATGTCGCCCAGCCCGCACTGTCGCGGGCCGTGCGCGAACTGGAGCGCGAGCTCGGCCTGGAGCTGTTCGCCCGCTCGGGGCGCGGCGTCGCCCTCACCCCGGTCGGCGAGCAGGTCGTCCGGCGGGCGCGGGCGGCGCTGGAGGCCGTGGACGCGATCGAGGCGCTGGCCGCGGCGCGGGGCCACGGGCAGGGCGCCGACCTGCGCATCGCCACGACGGTCCCGCTGGAGCCGGAGCTGATCGGACGGCTCGTCCCGCTGTTCGCCCGCGCGCAGCCGGCCGTCCGGATCCGGGTGGTGCGGTGCGCGGACCGGGCCGCCGTCGCGGCGGCGCTGCGCGCGGGCCGCGCCGACCTCGGTCTCGCCGACCTGCCCGTCCCCGGGGACCTGGCCGCGCACCCGCTGGCCCGGTCGGCCGGGCTGGTGCACCCGCACCGGCGGCTGCCGCCCGCGGGCCGCGACTTCCTCGCGTTCGCCAAGGAGTCGGCGCGCGAGACGCCGGGCGGCCGGCCCGGCTGA
- a CDS encoding VC0807 family protein: MESVAVESAAEPEISGSGATAAQEGEGHHVFELPRIRALLVHALPRFFEGVIAPVLVFYAALTLLGLNGALVAAVAWVYGGIAYRFLRGHPVSGMLMLAAVGVTVRAGLSAATGSAVVYFLQPTLGTLLVSMSFLASVPLGRPLAMKLAKDMAPIPEAFLKHGRVHRFFLRISLLWSMVLFANVLVSVWMLFNQSISTYLWLRTSIVAALGAAGVVISVWGFKRLLRHIDWKPAGTA; encoded by the coding sequence GTGGAGTCCGTAGCGGTGGAGTCCGCGGCGGAGCCCGAGATCTCCGGTTCCGGGGCGACCGCCGCGCAGGAGGGCGAGGGCCACCACGTCTTCGAGCTGCCGCGGATCCGGGCCCTCCTGGTGCACGCGCTGCCGCGGTTCTTCGAGGGCGTCATCGCCCCGGTCCTGGTGTTCTACGCCGCGCTCACGCTGCTGGGGCTGAACGGCGCGCTCGTCGCCGCGGTCGCGTGGGTGTACGGCGGCATCGCGTACCGGTTCCTGCGCGGCCACCCCGTGTCGGGGATGCTGATGCTGGCCGCGGTCGGCGTGACGGTCCGCGCGGGCCTGTCCGCCGCGACGGGCAGCGCGGTGGTCTACTTCCTCCAGCCGACCCTCGGCACGCTGCTGGTCAGCATGTCGTTCCTGGCGTCGGTGCCGCTCGGCAGGCCGCTGGCGATGAAGCTCGCCAAGGACATGGCCCCGATCCCCGAGGCGTTCCTGAAGCACGGCAGGGTGCACCGGTTCTTCCTGCGGATCTCGCTGCTGTGGTCCATGGTGCTCTTCGCCAACGTGCTCGTCAGCGTCTGGATGCTGTTCAACCAGTCGATCAGCACGTACCTGTGGCTGCGGACCAGCATCGTCGCGGCGCTCGGCGCGGCCGGCGTCGTCATCTCGGTGTGGGGCTTCAAACGGCTGCTGCGCCACATCGACTGGAAGCCCGCCGGCACCGCCTGA
- a CDS encoding LysR family transcriptional regulator codes for MLELRRLRLLAEFARRGSIAATAAALGYTPSAVSQQLAALEREARVPLLDRTARSAELTDAGRRLAARAEEILNLVETAEAELSAASDTPTGRVVVTAFPTAAVAFAPALAHSLGEHEGLTFVLRQTRPVDGIRQVQNGEVDIALIDDWTGKVPHQSPAALEFFHLRRDPLVLVVPASHPLSDPALPVDLQRLREEPWLAAPSGEPSRDAVERLLDTVGGHRPVPWEFEGLHTILSLVARGIGVTAVPGLALAAGDRGVAVRRIPECTLAREVYAVTRSASVRRPSVAVTLRAIYAAARDVQPAPPEA; via the coding sequence ATGCTCGAGCTGCGCCGCCTCCGGCTTCTCGCCGAATTCGCCCGCCGCGGCAGCATCGCCGCGACCGCCGCCGCCCTCGGCTACACCCCCTCGGCCGTCTCCCAGCAGCTGGCCGCGCTCGAACGGGAGGCGCGCGTCCCGCTGCTGGACCGCACCGCACGCAGCGCCGAGCTGACCGACGCCGGCCGCCGGCTCGCCGCCCGCGCCGAGGAGATCCTCAACCTGGTCGAGACGGCCGAGGCGGAACTGTCCGCCGCCTCCGACACCCCCACCGGACGGGTGGTGGTCACCGCGTTCCCGACCGCCGCCGTCGCGTTCGCCCCCGCCCTCGCGCACAGCCTCGGGGAGCACGAGGGACTGACGTTCGTCCTGCGGCAGACGCGCCCCGTGGACGGCATCCGGCAGGTGCAGAACGGCGAGGTCGACATCGCGCTGATCGACGACTGGACGGGCAAGGTGCCCCACCAGTCGCCGGCCGCGCTGGAGTTCTTCCACCTGCGCCGCGACCCGCTGGTGCTCGTCGTCCCCGCCTCCCACCCGCTGTCGGACCCGGCGCTGCCCGTCGACCTGCAGCGGCTGCGCGAGGAGCCGTGGCTCGCGGCGCCGAGCGGCGAACCGTCCCGGGACGCCGTCGAGCGGCTGCTGGACACCGTCGGGGGCCACCGGCCCGTCCCGTGGGAGTTCGAGGGCCTGCACACGATCCTCAGCCTCGTCGCCCGCGGCATCGGCGTCACCGCCGTGCCCGGGCTCGCGCTCGCGGCGGGGGACCGCGGCGTGGCCGTCCGCCGGATCCCCGAATGCACGCTCGCGCGCGAGGTGTACGCCGTCACCCGCAGCGCCAGCGTGCGCCGCCCGTCGGTGGCGGTGACGCTGCGAGCGATCTACGCGGCCGCCCGTGACGTCCAGCCCGCGCCGCCCGAGGCGTGA
- a CDS encoding pyridoxal phosphate-dependent aminotransferase, which produces MPAHNPTASADAPVPDASAAEAESDTPLDTSATAEADPGAAPRATSTAGTPVLGAAAPDTAALDTAALDASALDAPVLDSSALGRPAPGRPGDARPVPFTPRPVPLSATLAVNEALARKRSEGIEVLPLGFGEAGVPIHPALTRELAAAADRGAYGPVAGSGELRAAAAGYWTRRGVPADPDAVVCGPGSKPLLYALLASIGGDVVVPAPSWVSYAAQASLLGGEPLRVATPPGEGGVPSPALLADAVVRARARGRSVRSVIVTLPDNPTGTLASEETVRRLCAVARDLDLLIVSDEIYRDLVHDPARTVHSPARYAPERTVVTTALSKSLAAGGWRLGVARLPDGPFGRALRDSLLGVASEVWSSAPAPMQHAAAYAFAEPPELVEHVDRSRRLHAAVTGAVADRFAAAGARVRRPEAAFYVYPDFGPLRDALGAGHGVRTAADLTGLLLERYGVGVLPGCAFGDDPGALRMRVAPSLLYGRDDEERLAALASPDPAALPWIAGALDRLGEVLGDLLETVGEPALA; this is translated from the coding sequence ATGCCTGCCCATAACCCGACCGCATCCGCCGATGCGCCGGTGCCGGACGCCTCCGCCGCCGAGGCGGAATCCGACACCCCGCTCGATACGAGCGCGACCGCCGAAGCCGACCCCGGCGCGGCTCCTCGCGCGACGTCCACCGCCGGGACGCCGGTGCTCGGCGCCGCCGCACCGGACACCGCCGCGCTCGACACCGCCGCCCTCGACGCGTCCGCGCTGGACGCGCCCGTGCTCGACTCGTCCGCGCTCGGACGCCCGGCCCCCGGCCGCCCCGGCGACGCCCGGCCCGTCCCCTTCACGCCGCGCCCGGTGCCGCTGTCGGCGACCCTCGCGGTGAACGAGGCCCTCGCCCGCAAGCGGAGCGAGGGGATCGAGGTGCTGCCGCTCGGGTTCGGCGAGGCGGGCGTCCCCATCCACCCGGCGCTGACCCGCGAGCTCGCCGCCGCCGCGGACCGGGGCGCCTACGGCCCGGTCGCCGGGTCCGGCGAGCTGCGCGCCGCCGCCGCCGGGTACTGGACGCGCCGCGGCGTGCCCGCCGATCCGGACGCCGTGGTGTGCGGGCCGGGCAGCAAGCCGCTGTTGTACGCCCTGCTGGCTTCGATCGGCGGCGACGTGGTCGTGCCGGCGCCGAGCTGGGTGTCCTACGCCGCGCAGGCGTCGCTGCTCGGCGGGGAGCCGCTGCGCGTCGCGACCCCGCCGGGCGAGGGCGGGGTGCCGAGCCCGGCGCTGCTCGCCGACGCCGTCGTGCGGGCGCGGGCGCGGGGCCGCAGCGTCCGGTCGGTGATCGTCACGCTCCCGGACAACCCGACGGGGACGCTGGCGTCCGAGGAGACGGTCCGGCGGCTGTGCGCGGTCGCGCGGGACCTCGACCTCTTGATCGTCTCCGATGAGATCTACCGCGACCTGGTGCACGATCCCGCCCGGACGGTGCACTCCCCCGCCCGGTACGCGCCGGAGCGGACGGTCGTGACGACCGCGTTGAGCAAGAGCCTCGCGGCGGGCGGGTGGCGGCTGGGGGTGGCGCGCCTGCCGGACGGCCCGTTCGGCCGGGCGCTGCGCGACAGCCTGCTGGGCGTCGCGAGCGAGGTGTGGTCCAGCGCGCCCGCGCCGATGCAGCACGCCGCCGCGTACGCGTTCGCGGAGCCGCCCGAGCTGGTCGAGCACGTCGATCGCAGCCGCCGCCTGCACGCCGCGGTCACCGGTGCCGTCGCGGACCGGTTCGCCGCCGCGGGGGCGCGGGTGCGGAGGCCGGAGGCGGCCTTCTACGTGTACCCCGATTTCGGACCGCTGCGGGACGCGCTGGGCGCGGGCCACGGCGTCCGGACGGCCGCGGACCTGACCGGCCTGCTGCTCGAGCGGTACGGCGTCGGCGTCCTGCCGGGCTGCGCGTTCGGCGACGATCCGGGGGCGCTGCGGATGCGGGTGGCGCCGAGCCTGCTGTACGGGCGGGACGACGAGGAGCGCCTCGCCGCGCTGGCGTCCCCGGACCCGGCGGCGCTGCCGTGGATCGCCGGTGCCCTGGACCGGCTCGGGGAGGTGCTGGGGGACCTGCTGGAGACGGTCGGCGAGCCCGCGCTCGCCTGA
- a CDS encoding Lrp/AsnC family transcriptional regulator: MLDAVDAVLVRELQRDGRATFQALADRVGLSRTAVRARVQNLLETEVVRVVGIVHAAVVGTEAIGHVSVTVDGSAREVAAAVADRPAVGFAALTAGPHDLVVQVRTRDDAALAAELDHLRSVPGVRTAEVFRSVATVRDAHTVVRELGEVTLDDIDWRLLRELQRDGRAPYTRLAHIIGLSQAATRARVVRLMRTGVIQVTGLADPRALGAAELGGFGLLVGGGLRKAAEAVAALDGVRYVATGFGRYDIVGQAEAASRAELVTVLDAVRSVPGVTVRESWHHLDVVKESYAADLPDGPADGTS; encoded by the coding sequence GTGCTGGATGCGGTCGACGCCGTGCTCGTCCGCGAGCTCCAGCGGGATGGCAGGGCCACGTTCCAGGCGCTCGCCGATCGCGTCGGGCTATCCCGCACGGCCGTGCGGGCACGCGTGCAGAACCTTCTCGAAACGGAGGTCGTCCGGGTCGTCGGCATCGTGCACGCCGCGGTCGTCGGCACCGAGGCGATCGGGCACGTCTCGGTCACCGTGGACGGCTCCGCGCGGGAGGTCGCGGCGGCCGTCGCCGATCGCCCGGCGGTGGGCTTCGCCGCGCTGACCGCGGGCCCGCACGATCTGGTCGTCCAGGTGCGCACCCGGGACGACGCCGCGCTCGCCGCCGAGCTGGACCACCTGCGGTCCGTCCCGGGCGTCCGCACGGCGGAGGTGTTCCGCTCCGTCGCCACCGTCCGGGACGCCCACACGGTGGTGCGGGAGCTGGGGGAGGTCACCCTCGACGACATCGACTGGCGGCTCCTGCGGGAGCTCCAGCGCGACGGTCGCGCGCCCTACACCCGGCTCGCGCACATCATCGGGCTGTCGCAGGCGGCCACCCGGGCCCGCGTGGTGCGGCTCATGCGCACCGGGGTCATCCAGGTGACCGGCCTCGCCGACCCGCGGGCGCTCGGCGCGGCCGAGCTCGGCGGGTTCGGGCTGCTGGTCGGCGGCGGCCTGCGCAAGGCCGCCGAGGCGGTCGCCGCGCTGGACGGCGTCCGTTACGTGGCGACCGGATTCGGCCGCTACGACATCGTCGGGCAGGCCGAGGCGGCCTCGCGCGCCGAGCTGGTCACCGTGCTCGACGCGGTGCGGTCGGTGCCCGGCGTGACGGTCCGGGAGTCCTGGCACCACCTCGACGTGGTGAAGGAGTCCTACGCCGCCGACCTCCCCGACGGCCCCGCCGACGGCACGTCCTGA
- a CDS encoding CGNR zinc finger domain-containing protein: protein MIFTHDTEHALAVVVDLINTGAAASGAEELDELPGLRAFVERNSFSDLGEVTGEDVAAVRRLRDRFHAVFLAGEVPTAVRLINEIVGAVRTTPHLTDHDGYDWHVHFFAPGAPLPEHLAADCGMALAYVVAAGELDRLRTCEAPDCARVLVDLSRNRCRRYCDSRTCGNRMHVAAYRARRREAAL from the coding sequence GTGATCTTCACTCATGACACCGAGCACGCGCTCGCCGTGGTCGTCGACCTGATCAACACCGGTGCCGCCGCGTCCGGCGCCGAGGAACTGGACGAGCTGCCCGGCCTGCGGGCGTTCGTGGAGCGCAACTCCTTCAGCGATCTGGGCGAGGTCACCGGGGAGGACGTCGCGGCGGTCCGGCGGCTGCGCGACCGGTTCCACGCGGTGTTCCTGGCCGGGGAGGTGCCCACGGCCGTCCGGCTGATCAACGAGATCGTCGGCGCGGTCCGCACGACTCCGCACCTGACCGACCACGACGGCTACGACTGGCACGTCCACTTCTTCGCGCCCGGCGCCCCGCTGCCCGAGCACCTGGCCGCCGACTGCGGCATGGCGCTCGCGTACGTGGTGGCGGCGGGCGAGCTGGACCGGCTGCGCACCTGCGAGGCGCCCGACTGCGCCCGTGTCCTGGTGGACCTGTCGCGCAACCGGTGCCGCCGCTACTGCGACAGCCGGACGTGCGGGAACCGCATGCACGTGGCCGCGTACCGCGCCCGCCGCCGCGAGGCGGCGCTCTGA
- a CDS encoding GDP-mannose 4,6-dehydratase has translation MTRRALITGITGQDGSYLAEHLLEQGYEVWGLVRGQANPHVSRLRKHIGDVRITTGDLLDQGSLISAVEQVRPDEVYNLGAISYVPMSWQQAELTAEVTGMGVLRMLEAIRVVSGISPSRTPGQEQIRFYQASSSEMFGMVRETPQNERTPFHPRSPYGVAKSYGHYITQNYRESYGMFAVSGILFNHESPRRGAEFVTRKVSLGVARIKLGLATELRLGNLDARRDWGYAGDYARAMRLMLAQDAPEDFVIGTGQTQSVRELVEFAFGTAGLNWEDHVVLDAKYTRPAEVDLLCADPKKAREQLGWEPEITFEGLVRMMVESDLRLLSESARPEDEPFSPDHW, from the coding sequence CTGACCAGGCGAGCACTCATCACCGGCATCACCGGACAGGACGGCTCGTACCTGGCCGAGCATCTGCTTGAGCAGGGGTACGAGGTGTGGGGTCTGGTGCGGGGGCAGGCGAATCCGCACGTGTCGCGGCTGCGCAAGCACATCGGCGACGTCCGGATCACCACGGGCGACCTGCTGGACCAGGGCAGCCTGATCTCCGCGGTGGAACAGGTCCGGCCCGACGAGGTCTACAACCTCGGCGCGATCTCCTACGTCCCGATGTCCTGGCAGCAGGCCGAGCTCACCGCCGAAGTGACCGGCATGGGCGTGCTGCGGATGCTGGAGGCGATCCGCGTGGTGTCGGGCATCAGCCCGTCCCGCACGCCGGGCCAGGAGCAGATCCGCTTCTACCAGGCGTCGTCGTCGGAGATGTTCGGCATGGTCCGGGAGACTCCGCAGAACGAGCGGACGCCGTTCCACCCGCGCAGCCCGTACGGGGTCGCCAAGAGCTACGGGCACTACATCACCCAGAACTACCGCGAGTCGTACGGGATGTTCGCGGTCAGCGGCATCCTGTTCAACCACGAGTCGCCGCGCCGGGGCGCCGAGTTCGTCACCCGGAAGGTGTCGCTGGGCGTGGCGCGCATCAAGCTGGGCCTCGCCACGGAGTTGCGCCTGGGGAACCTGGACGCGCGCCGCGACTGGGGCTACGCGGGCGACTACGCCCGCGCGATGCGCCTGATGCTGGCCCAGGACGCGCCGGAGGACTTCGTCATCGGAACGGGCCAGACGCAGTCGGTGCGGGAACTGGTGGAGTTCGCGTTCGGCACGGCGGGCCTGAACTGGGAGGACCACGTCGTCCTGGACGCCAAGTACACCCGGCCCGCCGAGGTCGACCTGCTGTGCGCCGACCCGAAGAAGGCGCGGGAGCAGCTCGGCTGGGAACCGGAGATCACCTTCGAGGGCCTGGTTCGGATGATGGTGGAATCTGACCTGCGGCTGCTGTCGGAGTCGGCGCGTCCCGAGGACGAGCCGTTCAGCCCCGACCACTGGTGA
- a CDS encoding Na+/H+ antiporter yields the protein MEEPLFVVFLVVAVVVLLARALAGRLGVPDAILLVLLGMAAGFVPALPAVVVPPELVLLGFLPPLIYHAAFFTAPREARADAVPIVALAFGLTTLTTLAVAATVTALLPGVGWAAALAFGAAVSPTDPVAATSVMQRLGAPPRMVTILEGESLINDGAALTIFVLAVEAMSTEFTLADGVGRTVQYVAGGLAYGFVLGAVMRRVRRRIRDPVSQVIVSLMTPYLAFVPAEHAGASGVLATVVTGFTIGTHGEGVLQPASRLVGTTFWRILTFLLESTLFVLLGLEIREIVREPGGRTWGMVAATAPTVAAVVIGVRLLWELGYGPLALIAPNRRGQRGLGWRQRVVLGFGGMRGAITLAIALSLPTAAGPQRGLLVLLAALVVLVTLIGQAPLLPVLLRRLGLIESDRRRTETMRARQAGLRAALARLDELAEDDDVDAQTADAFRQMLELRLDRVRYYLAEEDGTGDGDAGTAGPPPNSRRVRAELVRAQRAKLTTMYRRGKIGAETLREISRELDFEDPIVIRKARS from the coding sequence GTGGAGGAGCCGCTCTTCGTCGTCTTCCTCGTCGTCGCGGTGGTGGTGCTGCTGGCCCGCGCGCTGGCGGGGCGGCTCGGCGTCCCCGACGCGATCCTGCTCGTCCTGCTGGGCATGGCGGCCGGTTTCGTGCCCGCACTGCCCGCCGTCGTCGTCCCGCCCGAGCTGGTGCTGCTCGGCTTCCTGCCGCCGCTGATCTACCACGCGGCGTTCTTCACCGCGCCGCGCGAGGCCCGCGCCGACGCCGTCCCGATCGTCGCGCTGGCGTTCGGGCTGACGACCCTCACCACGCTCGCCGTCGCCGCGACCGTCACCGCGCTGCTGCCCGGGGTCGGCTGGGCGGCCGCGCTGGCGTTCGGCGCGGCCGTCTCGCCCACCGACCCGGTGGCCGCCACCTCGGTGATGCAGCGGCTCGGCGCCCCGCCCCGGATGGTCACCATCCTGGAGGGCGAGTCGCTGATCAACGACGGCGCCGCGCTGACGATCTTCGTGCTGGCCGTCGAGGCGATGAGCACCGAGTTCACCCTGGCCGACGGCGTCGGACGCACCGTGCAGTACGTCGCCGGGGGCCTGGCCTACGGGTTCGTCCTCGGCGCCGTCATGCGGCGGGTGCGGCGCCGGATCCGCGACCCGGTCAGCCAGGTGATCGTCTCGCTCATGACGCCCTACCTGGCGTTCGTGCCCGCCGAGCACGCCGGCGCGTCCGGGGTGCTCGCCACCGTCGTGACCGGGTTCACCATCGGCACCCACGGCGAAGGCGTGCTGCAGCCCGCGTCCCGCCTGGTCGGCACCACCTTCTGGCGGATCCTGACCTTCCTGCTGGAGTCGACGCTGTTCGTGCTGCTCGGGCTGGAGATCCGGGAGATCGTCCGGGAACCCGGCGGGCGGACCTGGGGCATGGTGGCGGCGACGGCGCCGACGGTCGCGGCCGTCGTGATCGGCGTCCGGCTGCTGTGGGAGCTGGGGTACGGGCCGCTCGCGCTGATCGCGCCGAACCGCCGCGGGCAGCGCGGGCTCGGCTGGCGGCAGCGGGTCGTGCTCGGCTTCGGCGGCATGCGCGGCGCGATCACGCTGGCGATCGCCCTGTCGCTGCCCACCGCCGCCGGCCCGCAGCGCGGGCTGCTCGTCCTGCTGGCCGCGCTCGTCGTGCTGGTCACGCTGATCGGCCAGGCGCCGCTGCTGCCGGTGCTGCTGCGCCGGCTCGGGCTGATCGAGTCGGACCGGCGCCGGACCGAGACGATGCGCGCCCGCCAGGCCGGGCTCCGGGCCGCGCTCGCCCGCCTCGACGAGCTCGCCGAGGACGACGACGTGGACGCGCAGACCGCCGACGCGTTCCGGCAGATGCTCGAACTGCGGCTCGACCGCGTCCGTTACTACCTCGCGGAGGAGGACGGCACCGGGGACGGGGACGCCGGGACGGCCGGGCCGCCGCCGAACAGCCGGCGGGTCCGCGCCGAGCTCGTCCGGGCGCAGCGGGCGAAGCTCACGACCATGTACCGCCGGGGCAAGATCGGGGCGGAGACGCTGCGGGAGATCAGCCGCGAGCTCGACTTCGAGGACCCGATCGTGATCCGCAAGGCGCGCTCCTAG
- the folP gene encoding dihydropteroate synthase, which produces MGSPDTTPLRLNGRDLGPHAIMAVVNRTPDSFFDKGATYGFDAALDAAGRAVAAGADIVDIGGVKAGPGEDVGVAEELRRVVDLVAAVRERHPDVVISVDTWRAEVGEAVAAAGADLLNDTWGGPDPRLAEVAAAHGIGLVCAHAGGLDPRTRPHRTAFGDVVADVIGHVTAEAERAVSLGVRRDAVLIDPAHDFGKNTRHSLEITRRLGELTATGWPVLVAVSNKDFIGETLGRPVDGRGAGTLAVLGVSALLGARVFRVHDAAAARRALDAVAALGPVPGAAAG; this is translated from the coding sequence ATGGGCTCTCCGGACACGACGCCGCTGCGGCTGAACGGGCGCGACCTCGGCCCGCACGCGATCATGGCGGTGGTCAACCGCACCCCCGACTCGTTCTTCGACAAGGGCGCCACCTACGGGTTCGACGCGGCGCTGGACGCGGCCGGACGCGCGGTGGCGGCCGGCGCCGACATCGTCGACATCGGCGGGGTGAAGGCCGGGCCGGGCGAGGACGTCGGCGTCGCCGAGGAACTGCGCCGGGTGGTGGACCTCGTCGCGGCCGTCCGCGAACGGCACCCGGACGTCGTGATCAGCGTGGACACCTGGCGGGCCGAGGTCGGCGAGGCGGTCGCGGCCGCGGGCGCCGACCTGCTCAACGACACCTGGGGCGGCCCCGACCCGCGGCTGGCCGAGGTCGCCGCCGCGCACGGCATCGGCCTGGTCTGCGCCCACGCGGGCGGGCTGGACCCCCGCACCCGGCCGCACCGGACGGCCTTCGGCGACGTCGTCGCCGACGTGATCGGGCACGTCACCGCGGAGGCCGAGCGAGCGGTGTCGCTCGGGGTGCGCCGGGACGCCGTCCTCATCGACCCCGCGCACGACTTCGGCAAGAACACCCGGCACTCGCTGGAGATCACCCGCCGGCTCGGCGAGCTGACCGCCACCGGCTGGCCGGTACTGGTCGCGGTGTCCAACAAGGACTTCATCGGGGAGACCCTGGGCCGCCCCGTGGACGGGCGGGGCGCCGGGACGCTCGCCGTCCTCGGGGTCTCGGCGCTCCTCGGCGCCCGCGTGTTCCGCGTCCACGACGCGGCCGCCGCGCGCCGCGCCCTCGACGCCGTCGCCGCCCTCGGGCCGGTGCCCGGCGCCGCCGCGGGCTGA
- a CDS encoding MFS transporter yields the protein MADVAAGPGNVRLSTGPGRWILLATVLGSGLALLDSTVVNVALPAIAEDLGADIVGLQWTVNAYTLTLAGFILLGGSLGDRYGRRRVFLIGVLWFAAASVLCAAAQDVGMLVVSRALQGVGGALLTPGALAIIQASFVPDDRPRAVGAWSGLGGIAGAVGPFAGGWLVETAGWRWVFLLNVPLAALVVLVAARHVPESADPDAGGRFDVLGAVLAALALAGTTYALTEAPSGHARPLVVVAAAVVGAAAAAGFLAVERRRGRGRRLFARRDAGGRPGDGVPRPMLPLEVFGSRQFSAVNAVTFLVYGGMGVLFFLLVLHLQVVGGFSPVAAGAALLPVTALMLLLSARAGAVAQKIGPRWPMTAGLLVAAAGMVLVGRIGADASYVRDVLPAVTVFGLGLSAVVAPLTATVLATARSRHAGVASGVNNAVARAAGLLAVAAIPPLTGLTGGALRDPDAFADGFGVSMTVCAGLLAAGAALTLLTVSDGALHVAEGMHCEPEARSHCSVGAPQLQPEPETVPDMGAEGDGDARKGAGGPR from the coding sequence ATGGCTGACGTCGCCGCCGGGCCGGGGAACGTCCGGCTGAGCACCGGGCCCGGACGCTGGATCCTGCTCGCGACCGTGCTCGGCTCGGGCCTGGCGCTGCTGGACTCGACCGTCGTCAACGTCGCGCTGCCCGCCATCGCCGAGGATCTCGGCGCGGACATCGTCGGCCTGCAGTGGACCGTCAACGCCTACACGCTGACGCTGGCCGGGTTCATCCTGCTCGGCGGGTCGCTCGGCGACCGGTACGGGCGGCGGCGGGTCTTCCTGATCGGCGTGCTGTGGTTCGCGGCCGCGTCGGTGCTGTGCGCCGCCGCGCAGGACGTCGGGATGCTGGTGGTGTCCCGCGCGCTGCAGGGGGTGGGCGGGGCGCTGCTCACCCCGGGCGCGCTGGCGATCATCCAGGCGTCGTTCGTCCCGGACGACCGGCCGCGCGCGGTCGGGGCCTGGTCGGGGCTCGGCGGGATCGCGGGGGCCGTCGGGCCGTTCGCGGGCGGCTGGCTGGTGGAGACGGCGGGCTGGCGGTGGGTGTTCCTGCTCAACGTGCCGCTCGCCGCCCTCGTGGTGCTGGTGGCGGCCCGGCACGTGCCCGAGAGCGCCGACCCGGACGCGGGCGGACGGTTCGACGTGCTCGGCGCCGTGCTCGCGGCCCTCGCCCTCGCGGGCACGACCTACGCGCTGACGGAGGCGCCCAGCGGGCACGCCCGTCCGCTCGTGGTCGTGGCGGCCGCCGTCGTCGGCGCGGCCGCCGCGGCGGGGTTCCTCGCCGTGGAGCGCCGGCGCGGCCGGGGCCGCCGCCTGTTCGCGCGGCGCGACGCCGGCGGGCGTCCCGGGGACGGGGTTCCACGGCCGATGCTTCCGCTGGAGGTGTTCGGCTCCCGGCAGTTCTCGGCCGTCAACGCCGTGACGTTCCTGGTCTACGGCGGGATGGGCGTGCTCTTCTTCCTGCTCGTGCTGCATCTGCAGGTGGTGGGCGGGTTCTCGCCGGTCGCGGCGGGGGCGGCGCTGCTGCCGGTGACGGCGCTGATGCTGCTGCTGTCGGCGCGGGCGGGGGCGGTGGCGCAGAAGATCGGGCCGCGGTGGCCGATGACGGCGGGGCTGCTGGTGGCGGCGGCGGGGATGGTCCTGGTCGGCCGGATCGGCGCGGACGCGTCCTATGTCCGCGACGTGCTACCCGCCGTGACGGTGTTCGGGCTGGGCCTGTCGGCGGTGGTGGCGCCGCTGACGGCCACCGTGCTGGCGACGGCGCGGTCCCGGCACGCGGGGGTGGCCAGCGGCGTCAACAACGCGGTGGCGCGGGCCGCGGGGCTGCTGGCGGTCGCGGCGATCCCGCCGCTGACCGGGCTGACGGGCGGCGCGCTGCGGGACCCGGACGCGTTCGCCGACGGGTTCGGCGTCTCGATGACGGTCTGCGCGGGGCTGCTGGCGGCCGGGGCGGCGCTGACGCTGCTGACCGTCTCCGACGGCGCGCTGCACGTCGCGGAGGGGATGCACTGCGAGCCGGAGGCCCGCAGCCACTGCTCGGTCGGCGCGCCGCAACTCCAGCCGGAGCCCGAGACCGTCCCGGACATGGGCGCGGAAGGGGACGGGGACGCGAGAAAGGGCGCGGGCGGGCCCAGGTGA